CGAGCCGCTGCGCGATCACGCTGCCCGCGTCGTGACGCTCGGCGCGCGACTGCGCGAGCACGCGCGCCTGATCGGCCGGCGCGAGCGCACGAAACCATGCGCAGGCGCCGAACAGCGCCGACAGCGGCGGCAGCGGGCCCGTTTCCGCGGGGAGGTCCGCGGTGCGGAGGCAGGCGTCGGATGCGTCGTGCATGAATGCGGGTTTGCGAGGATAGGGATAACGCGAGGCGCCTGGTCGGCACTCTGTCGTTTCGATGACAGACGGCTCACAATAGCGCCCGTTAGGCTGTCGGCAATTGAACCACATCAAAACGATCCGGGGGGCAGGCCGTTCGGATCGACACGGGAGACAGGATCATGACGCAGATGTTCGAGGCCGGGCTCGGCCGCCGCGAGGCGAACTACGTACCGCTGACGCCGATCGATTTTCTGGTGCGGTCGGCCGAAGTCTATGGCGATCGCGTCGCGATCGTGCACGGCGACGTGCGGCGCACCTGGGCCGAAACCTATGCCCGCGCGCGGCGCCTCGCGAGCGCGCTTGCGGCGGCGGGCGTCGGGCGCGGCGAGACGGTCGCCGCGCTGCTGCCGAACATTCCCGCGATGGTCGAAGCGCACTTCGGCGTGCCGATGGCGGGCGCGGTGCTCAATACGATCAACACGCGGCTCGACGCCGCGTCGGTGCTGTTCATGCTGCGTCACGGCGAAGCGAAGGTGCTGATCGTCGATACCGAATATGCGGACATCGCGCAGCGCGCCGCGCTCGAATTGCCGGCGCTGAAGATCGTCAGCGTCGCCGACGCGATGCCGGCCGACCCCGCGCGCTTCGCGCGCGCGGTTGACTACGAAGCGTTCGTGGCCGCCGGCGATCCCGACTACGCATGGACGCCGCCCGCCGACGAGTGGGAAGCGATCGCGCTGAACTACACGTCGGGCACGACCGGCGATCCGAAGGGCGTCGTCTATCACCACCGCGGCGCGTATCTCGCGGCGATCAGCAACATCCTCGAATGGGACATGCCGAAGCACGCGGTGTATCTGTGGACGCTGCCGATGTTCCACTGCAACGGCTGGTGCTTTCCGTGGGCGGTCGCCGCGCGCGCGGGCGTGAACGTCTGCCTGCGCAAGTTCGACGCGAAGACGGTGTTCGACCTGATCCGCCGCGAGCGCGTCACGCATTACTGCGGCGCGCCGATCGTGCAGAGCGCGATCGCCAACGCGCCGGCCGAGCTGCGCGAGGGCATCGACCATACCGTGCACGCGATGGTAGCCGGCGCGGCGCCCGCGCCGGCCGTGATCGCGAAGATGAAGGAGATCGGCTTCGATCTGCTGCATGTGTACGGACTGACCGAGGTGTACGGCCCGGCCACCGTGTGCGCGAAGCAGGCGCACTGGGACGCGCTGTCCGACGACGAGCGCGCGCGGCTGAATGCGCGGCAGGGCGTGCGCTATCACCTCGAAGCGGGCGCGACGGTGCTCGATCCCGACACGATGGCGCCGGTGCCGGCCGACGGCGAGACGCTCGGCGAAATCATGTTCCGCGGCAACATCTGCATGAAGGGCTACCTGAAAAACGAGAAGGCGACCGACGAAGCGTTCCACGGCGGCTGGTTCCATACCGGCGATCTCGGCGTGCTGACGCCGGACGGCTATATCCGCATCAAGGATCGCCGCAAGGACATCATTATCTCGGGCGGCGAGAACATTTCCAGCATCGAGGTCGAGGATGCGCTGTACCGGCATCCGGCCGTCGCGGTCGCGGCGGTGGTCGCGATGCCGGACCCGAAGTGGGGCGAGGTGCCGTGCGCATTCGTCGAGCTGCGCGACGGCGCGAGCGCGACCGAGGAGGAGATCGTCGCGCACTGCCGTCAGCTGCTCGCCGGCTTCAAGGTGCCGAAGGCCGTGCGGTTCGGCGAACTGCCGAAGACCTCGACCGGGAAGATCCAGAAGTTTCAGCTGCGCCATGCGGTCGGTTCGGCCGGCGCGATCGATCTGGCCGGCGACAAGAAATAGGCGCGCGGCCGCGCGGCGCTGCTCACGCGTCCTGCGCGAGGCGGAACACGCTGACCGCATCGGACAGCTGCGCGGCCTGGTCGCGCAGCGCGACGGCCGCGCGCTCCGCATCGGAGATCAGCGTCGCATTCTGCTGCGTCGCTTCGCCGATCTGCGCGACCGCGACGTTGACCTGCTCGATGCCGGTCGATTGCTCGCGCGACGCGGCGCTGATCTCGCCGATCAGCGTGCGGACCTGATCGACGCGCGCGACGATGTCGCGCATCGTGCCGCGTGCGGCTTCCGCGATCCGATAGCCGTGTTCGACGGTCGTCGACGATTCGGCGCTCAGCGCGTCGATTTCCTTGACGGCCGCCGCGCTGCGCTGCGCGAGCGCACGCACCTCGGCCGCGACGACCGCAAAGCCCTTGCCGTGCTCGCCGGCGCGTGCCGCTTCGACGGCGGCGTTCAGCGCGAGGATGTTGGTCTGGAACGCGATGCCTTCGATCGCGCTCGTGATTTCGGCGATCCGGCGCGTCGTGCGGCCGATCTCGTCCATCGTCGCGACGACGCGCTGCACGGCCTCGTCGCCGCTCGTCGCGGCGACGGCGGCGTCCGCGACGAGCGTGTTCGCCTGCGCCGCGTGCTCGGCGTTCTGCTGCACGGCCGCCGTGATCTGCTCCATGCTGGCGGCCGTCTGCTCGACGCTGCTTGCCTGCGTCGCGATTCGCGCGGCGATGTCGCCGCTGCCGGCCGCGATGCCGACCGTGCCGCGCGCGATGTCGGCCGAGCCGCTGCGCACTTGCGCGACGATCTGCGCGAGCCCGTCGCCGATCCCGTCGACCGCCTGCACGAGCCGGCCGATCTCGTCGTGGCCGATGGCGCCGTGCGCGGCGCCGTCGCGGATCCGCACGCTGAGATCGCCGGCCGCGTAGCGCTCCGACGCGCGTGCCGCCGCATCGAGCGGCCGGCTCACGACGCGGCGCACGACGAACGCGAACAGCACGGCGAACGCGACGACGAGCACCGCGCCGATCAGCAGGAAGCGGTTGCGCGTCGCGCGCATGTCGGCGAGCAGTTCGTCGTCGAGCGCGACGCCGCCGACGAGCCACTGCCACTGCGGAATCGTCGTAAACGACACGAATTTGTCGGTCGGCCCCACGTCGTGCGCGGCCGGATCGGTCGACGTGTACGCGAGACGGCCTTCGCCGGCCGCGAGCATCTGCGTGTACGGCGCGCGGGCGTCGTCGGCGCGCTTGCCGGCCGCGTCGGGGTGAACGACGAACGTGCCGCGCGATGCGCCGTGCGAGGCGTCGAGCACGAAGTAGTAGCCGTTGTTGCCGATCTTCAGCGCGCGGATGCCGTCGCGGACGAGTTGCAGCTCGGCGCCGACGTCGATGCCGACGAACAGCGCGCCGATCACGCGGCCCGTCGCGTCGGTCACCGGCTTGTACTGCGTGATGTACGGGCGGCCGAACAGGTTCGCGAGGCCCGTGTAGGTGCGCCCGGCGACGAGCGGCGCATACGCGGGGCCAGCGCGGTCGAGCCGCGTGCCGATCGCGCGCGTGCCGTCCTGCTTCTTCAGCGACGTCGTCACGCGGACGAAGTCGTCGCCGTCGCGCGCGAAGATCGTCGCGATCGCGCCGCTTTTCTTCAGGAACGCATCCGGAATCGTGTAGTCGAGGTCGAGCACCTGGCCGCCTGCGGACAAGGTCGGCGCGGCCACGCCGTCGATGTCGACGGTGCGCGTCGGATCGAGTGCGAAATCGGGCGGAAGGAAGCTCTCGAATAGCGACATCGCGCGCGTCGCTTCGGCCGACAGCGCATTGTCGAACAGCCCGACCATCGCGCGGATCGACTGCTCCTTGTCGGCGATGCGCGCGTGCGCTTCTTCGGCGAGCTGCCGGCCCGCGAAGTGGGCGAGCGCCCATGCGAAAACGGTGAACAGCAGCGCGACCAGCACGCACGCCAGCGTGGCAAGGCGAGTGCCGACGCTCACCCGGCCCAATTGAATTGTTCTCATACGGCATCCTGAGTGGGGAGGGAGAGGGGCGGAACGCACGCGTCACCGCTCGTCGCCGTTTCAACGGCAAGTTCGGCGGATTCTTTAGCGGGGGCCGCGCGCGTGCGCGGATGCAAGGAGGATCGGCGGGCGCAGCGACGGCCGGCTGCACTCAGTGCAGCACGAGCCACGCGATCGCGAGATACCGCCCGACCTTCGCGATCGTCACGATCGCGAGGAAGCTCGGCAGCGGCTCGCGCAGTACGCCGGCGATCATCGTCAGCGGGTCGCCGATCACCGGCGCCCAGCTGAGCAGCAGCGACCAGCGGCCGTAGCGCGCATACCAGCGCTCGGCGCGCGCGAGCGCCGATGCCTTGACGGGAAACCAGCGGCGCTCGCGGAACCGTTCGATGCCGCGGCCGAGCGTCCAGTTGATCGTCGAGCCCGCGACGTTGCCGACGCTCGCGACAAGCACCAGCGCCCACACGGGTTCGCGCCCGGCGAGGAGCAGGCCGGCGAGGACGGCTTCGGATTGCAGCGGGAACAGCGTCGCGGCGAGCATCGATACGGCGAACAGGCCGCCGTAGGTGAGCAGTTCGGGCATCGCGCGATTGTACCGGGCGCGCTGCCGGCGGCGCGGACCGTGTCTTCGAACGGCGACGCGCGATCGCGCGCTCAGTTCCAGCCGGCCATGATCGCGCCCATGCCGACGAGCAGCCCGCCCGTCACGCGGTTCATCGCACGCATCCGCGCGGGCCGCTGCAAGGTGCGGCTGAGCCGGTGCGAGAACAGCGCCATCGACGCGACGCCGCCCGCGAACAGCAGCGCGAACGTCGTCGCGAGCAGCAGGTACTGGGCGTTGAGGCTCCAGCCGGCGTCGGGGTGGATGAATTGCGGAAAGAACGACGGGAAGAACAGCAGCGTCTTCGGATTGAGTCCGGACGTCGCGACGCCGCGCCAGAACAGCGCGCGGTCGGTGTCGGGCGGCGCGGCGTCGGCCGCGGCGGTCGCATTGGCGGCGGACGCGGTCGCCGGCGTGCGGCTCAGCCATTGCTTCGCGCCGAGCCAGACGAGATAGGCGGCGCCGGCCCAGCGCAGCACGGCGAGCGCGCGCTCGTCGAGATGGACGAGCGAGTTCAGGCACAGCGCGGTGAGTGCCAGTTGCAGCAGCACGGCGAGCGTGCCGCCCCAGACGCACGGCAGCGCGCGACGCCAGCCCGCGCGCAGCGCCTGGTTCATCGTGAGCAGGTTGACGGGGCCGGGGGCGTAGACGAGAACGACGGAAGCAGCGACGAACGACAGGTAAAGCTGGAACGACATGACAGGAAGCGCAGGAACGGGACGGGCGCCGCGCGACCGATCGGATGGATGGGCGCGCGGCGGGCATTCGCACGCCTGCGTGACCGGCGCCGCAACTCGTGATCGCGGCCGCGCGTTCCGGGCGAAAGGGTCGTCGCGGGGAACGTGCCGGGCAACAGGCATGGAGAAAATGTATCAGTCGCGCCGGTTAAAAGGCTTCCTGTTTTCCAGCAAAACGACACCGAAACCGGAAGGTCGTTCAGATAGAATCGGGATTTTCAGTAGAAGATTCTTTTGATCATGGCTACACGCGAACGCTCGCCGAAAACGCTCGACAGTCAGGACCGCAAGATCTTGAGCGCGCTGCAGAAGAACGCGCGGCTCTCGAACGCGGAACTCGCGGAACAGATCGGCATGTCGACGACCGCATGCTGGAACCGCACGCGGCAACTCGAACTCGACGGCTATATCGACGGTTATGTCGCGCTCGTGAACCAGCGGATGCTCGGCTACGCGGACATCGTGATTCTGGAGGTCACGCTCGACCGGCACGAGGACGACGCGCTCGCGCGCTTCGGCGCCGAGCTCGCGGCGCTGCCGGAGGTGCTCGAGGCGTATCTGGTGTCGGGCGAATACGACTACTGGATCAAGGTCGCGGTGGACGGCACCGCCGGCTACGAGCGGTTCCTGCGCGAAAAGCTCTACCGGATATCGAGCATCCGGCACAGCCGCTCGATGTTCGCGCTGCGCTGCATGAAGGACGTGCCGTCGATCCAGGTCTGAGCGCAGCGGCGCGCGACGGCGCGGCGAGCGCGAAAAGGCCGGCAAGCGGGCTGCCCGCCGGGCCGTGGCCGCTCAGCGCGGCAGGCGCGCGTGCGCTTGGGCGATGACTTCGCAGTTTTCGAGGTGCAGGGCCCAAGCTTCGGCAAGCAGCGCGCCCAGACGCGACAGCCAGCCAGTCGATTCGGTGGAACGGTCGGAGACGTTAGTCGTTTGCATCACGAAGCCTCATTGAGGTGGTGAGTTAGGGAATACCCTAATGATAGAGAAAACTCACCGCTTTGTGAAATGCGATTTCGTTATATGAGAATTTCTAACGATTTGTGTTGCTGCTTCGCAACATGAACGGACGTCGCCCGGATGGCGCCGTGCCATGCGGGCGCAGGGGGCTGCCGCGGCGGCCGCGCTGCCTGCGCGCGGCGGCGTACGTCGATCGAAAGAGATAGGAGAAGCGCGGCGCCGCGGCCTTACGCGCCGATCCAGCCGAAGCGCCACGACAGCCGTCGCGTCGCGGCCAGCAGCGTCTGCGCGAGCGCGCTGTCCGGCCCGCGCGGGAAGCCGTGCGACGACCCGATGATCGCGATCACGAGCCGGATGCTGCCCGTGTGATCGAATACCGGCGCGGCGACCGTCGCGATGCCGGGCACCGGCGCATCGAACGCGAAGTCGACGCCGGCCGCGCGAATCGCCGCAAGCCGCTCGCGGAATGCCGCGTCGGGCGGCGTCGCGCGGCCGGCCAGCCGTACCGGCTCGTTCGCGAGCAGGCCGTCGAGCACGTCGTCGGACATGCCGGCCGCGAAGCTGCGGCCGATCGCCGTATGGACCAGCGACATCACGGTGCCGACCTGCAGGCTCACATGCTGCGGCCGCGCCGATTCCTCGAGCCGGATCACGGTCGGGCCGAGCGGCCCGAGCGTCGCGGACGCGACGCTCAGGTCGGTCGCCGCCGCGAGCGCGACGATTTCGGCTTCCGCGTCGCGCGTCGGCGATACGCGCTGCATCGCGATCAGGCCGAGCGCCTGCGCGAGCGGGCCGCCGTCGAAGCAGCCGGCCTCGTCGCGGCTCAGCAGGCCGATCTTCTGCAGGCTGACCAGATGCGGG
The sequence above is a segment of the Burkholderia multivorans ATCC BAA-247 genome. Coding sequences within it:
- a CDS encoding Lrp/AsnC family transcriptional regulator, whose amino-acid sequence is MATRERSPKTLDSQDRKILSALQKNARLSNAELAEQIGMSTTACWNRTRQLELDGYIDGYVALVNQRMLGYADIVILEVTLDRHEDDALARFGAELAALPEVLEAYLVSGEYDYWIKVAVDGTAGYERFLREKLYRISSIRHSRSMFALRCMKDVPSIQV
- a CDS encoding methyl-accepting chemotaxis protein translates to MRTIQLGRVSVGTRLATLACVLVALLFTVFAWALAHFAGRQLAEEAHARIADKEQSIRAMVGLFDNALSAEATRAMSLFESFLPPDFALDPTRTVDIDGVAAPTLSAGGQVLDLDYTIPDAFLKKSGAIATIFARDGDDFVRVTTSLKKQDGTRAIGTRLDRAGPAYAPLVAGRTYTGLANLFGRPYITQYKPVTDATGRVIGALFVGIDVGAELQLVRDGIRALKIGNNGYYFVLDASHGASRGTFVVHPDAAGKRADDARAPYTQMLAAGEGRLAYTSTDPAAHDVGPTDKFVSFTTIPQWQWLVGGVALDDELLADMRATRNRFLLIGAVLVVAFAVLFAFVVRRVVSRPLDAAARASERYAAGDLSVRIRDGAAHGAIGHDEIGRLVQAVDGIGDGLAQIVAQVRSGSADIARGTVGIAAGSGDIAARIATQASSVEQTAASMEQITAAVQQNAEHAAQANTLVADAAVAATSGDEAVQRVVATMDEIGRTTRRIAEITSAIEGIAFQTNILALNAAVEAARAGEHGKGFAVVAAEVRALAQRSAAAVKEIDALSAESSTTVEHGYRIAEAARGTMRDIVARVDQVRTLIGEISAASREQSTGIEQVNVAVAQIGEATQQNATLISDAERAAVALRDQAAQLSDAVSVFRLAQDA
- a CDS encoding LysE family translocator, which encodes MSFQLYLSFVAASVVLVYAPGPVNLLTMNQALRAGWRRALPCVWGGTLAVLLQLALTALCLNSLVHLDERALAVLRWAGAAYLVWLGAKQWLSRTPATASAANATAAADAAPPDTDRALFWRGVATSGLNPKTLLFFPSFFPQFIHPDAGWSLNAQYLLLATTFALLFAGGVASMALFSHRLSRTLQRPARMRAMNRVTGGLLVGMGAIMAGWN
- a CDS encoding acyl-CoA synthetase is translated as MTQMFEAGLGRREANYVPLTPIDFLVRSAEVYGDRVAIVHGDVRRTWAETYARARRLASALAAAGVGRGETVAALLPNIPAMVEAHFGVPMAGAVLNTINTRLDAASVLFMLRHGEAKVLIVDTEYADIAQRAALELPALKIVSVADAMPADPARFARAVDYEAFVAAGDPDYAWTPPADEWEAIALNYTSGTTGDPKGVVYHHRGAYLAAISNILEWDMPKHAVYLWTLPMFHCNGWCFPWAVAARAGVNVCLRKFDAKTVFDLIRRERVTHYCGAPIVQSAIANAPAELREGIDHTVHAMVAGAAPAPAVIAKMKEIGFDLLHVYGLTEVYGPATVCAKQAHWDALSDDERARLNARQGVRYHLEAGATVLDPDTMAPVPADGETLGEIMFRGNICMKGYLKNEKATDEAFHGGWFHTGDLGVLTPDGYIRIKDRRKDIIISGGENISSIEVEDALYRHPAVAVAAVVAMPDPKWGEVPCAFVELRDGASATEEEIVAHCRQLLAGFKVPKAVRFGELPKTSTGKIQKFQLRHAVGSAGAIDLAGDKK
- a CDS encoding YqaA family protein, whose product is MPELLTYGGLFAVSMLAATLFPLQSEAVLAGLLLAGREPVWALVLVASVGNVAGSTINWTLGRGIERFRERRWFPVKASALARAERWYARYGRWSLLLSWAPVIGDPLTMIAGVLREPLPSFLAIVTIAKVGRYLAIAWLVLH